In Nitrospirota bacterium, one genomic interval encodes:
- a CDS encoding formylglycine-generating enzyme family protein, whose product MRAQALPVGCLVQALLLPVIGGASVAWAQPDPSLEEMVLIPAGPFTMGGDFDEERPRHRVTVDAFWIDRLEATNEQYAAYLRATGAPEPRYWNKSERFHSGEKFPRYPVVGLSWFEAKAFCEWQGKRLPTEAEWEKAARGGREGLAFPWGDEPDRTRANYEGQGTMPVGSFPPNGYGLFDMSGNVWEWVADWFEARYYERSPETSPSGPESGQEKVLRGGSWVDGTGPNRIAHRHWCPPQAQYKWLGVRCARDHVLTTVEIP is encoded by the coding sequence ATGCGCGCGCAGGCTTTGCCAGTTGGTTGCCTGGTCCAGGCGCTCCTCCTGCCAGTGATCGGAGGCGCCTCGGTGGCCTGGGCCCAGCCAGACCCATCGCTGGAGGAGATGGTCCTGATTCCGGCCGGCCCGTTCACGATGGGCGGCGATTTCGACGAGGAGCGACCTCGCCACCGGGTGACGGTGGATGCCTTCTGGATTGACCGGCTCGAAGCGACGAACGAGCAGTATGCGGCCTATCTGCGGGCGACCGGCGCGCCGGAGCCCCGGTACTGGAATAAGAGCGAGCGCTTTCACAGTGGGGAGAAGTTCCCGCGTTATCCGGTGGTCGGACTCTCCTGGTTCGAGGCCAAGGCGTTCTGCGAGTGGCAGGGCAAGCGCCTGCCGACGGAAGCCGAGTGGGAGAAGGCGGCGCGCGGCGGGCGGGAAGGGCTGGCCTTCCCCTGGGGGGATGAACCAGATCGGACGCGCGCCAACTACGAAGGACAGGGCACGATGCCGGTCGGAAGCTTTCCCCCCAATGGCTACGGCCTCTTCGACATGAGCGGCAACGTCTGGGAATGGGTCGCGGACTGGTTCGAGGCGCGGTACTACGAACGCAGTCCGGAGACGAGCCCCTCTGGTCCCGAATCCGGCCAGGAGAAGGTCCTGCGCGGGGGATCATGGGTGGATGGGACCGGACCGAACCGGATCGCCCACCGCCATTGGTGTCCGCCGCAAGCGCAGTACAAGTGGCTTGGGGTACGGTGCGCGCGAGATCACGTTCTGACAACGGTTGAGATTCCCTAG